A single window of Cervus canadensis isolate Bull #8, Minnesota chromosome 17, ASM1932006v1, whole genome shotgun sequence DNA harbors:
- the TCL1B gene encoding T-cell leukemia/lymphoma protein 1B: protein MEAEASPPVGSPPCFLWFQRPGVYKDEKGRIWVAVALQINPSLRARGSGAPESTHEVSITVHLWQLPSQMPRPPSCLFVSGLPMKWELYPGRRYQGTDSRLWEIVDHGQVISTENLVLRRLPSGSH, encoded by the exons ATGGAAGCCGAAGCTTCTCCGCCGGTGGGATCTCCCCCTTGCTTCCTGTGGTTCCAGAGGCCTGGCGTCTACAAGGATGAGAAGGGGAGGATCTGGGTGGCTGTGGCTCTGCAGATCAATCCCTCCCTCCGAGCTCGGGGCAGCGGGGCCCCTGAGAGCACA CATGAAGTCAGCATCACGGTCCATCTGTGGCAGTTACCCAGCCAGATGCCCAGGCCCCCCAGCTGTCTGTTTGTGTCTGGGCTGCCCATGAAGTGGGAGCTCTATCCCGGGCGAAGGTACCAAGGAACGGATtccagactctgggagatagtggaccATGGCCAG GTCATCTCCACGGAAAATCTGGTCCTCAGACGTCTGCCAAGTGGGAGCCACTGA